Proteins from one Parasteatoda tepidariorum isolate YZ-2023 chromosome 4, CAS_Ptep_4.0, whole genome shotgun sequence genomic window:
- the LOC107445754 gene encoding uncharacterized protein: MQLLCAQQQLTNLIKRKAAILYNRLIRLPYNSYWREYDCGKTRNMKTQKGFIQCVRENTQYNVVSNAPYELLLLANPLEYMILEVRLDTVLNVWKRDASPNALRAVALKTINIRFPLDEWRHIYTDGSFLDFSQGAGAGIFSDNFSFYLHAGPLSTHFDEELKAIHVAL; this comes from the coding sequence ATGCAATTACTTTGTGCTCAACAACAGttgactaatttaattaaaaggaaagcAGCTATTCTGTATAATAGACTAATTAGACTTCCTTATAATTCATATTGGCGAGAATACGACTGTGGCAAGACTCGTAATATGAAGACTCAAAAAGGCTTCATCCAGTGTGTTCGTGAAAATACCCAATATAATGTAGTCAGCAATGCGCCATACGAACTGCTGTTATTAGCAAATCCATTAGAATATATGATTCTCGAGGTCAGATTGGACACAGTTTTGAATGTATGGAAACGTGACGCCAGTCCTAATGCACTCCGTGCTGTTGCTTTGAAAACCATCAATATCCGTTTTCCCCTTGATGAATGGCGTCACATTTACACTGACGGATCTTTCTTGGATTTCTCGCAGGGTGCTGGCGCTGGTATTTTTAGtgataacttttctttttatctacaTGCTGGGCCCCTTTCCACTCACTTTGATGAAGAGCTCAAAGCCATCCATGTTGCTCTCTAA